From a single Populus trichocarpa isolate Nisqually-1 chromosome 17, P.trichocarpa_v4.1, whole genome shotgun sequence genomic region:
- the LOC7495977 gene encoding ATP-dependent zinc metalloprotease FTSH 6, chloroplastic: protein MAPALSLSLPHIPICKSQDLANDVQIPKSTNRDSPSLKTPLVLDIKLSKRELLNATSVVLLSEGLSVAKPARAAEPESPVTSTSSRMSYSRFFEYLDEGAVRKVDLFENGTVAIAEIFNPTLEKIQRVKIQLPGLPQELLRKLEEKNVDFAAHPTEPNWTAALLDSLGNLAFPLILLGSLLLRTSSTNTPGGPGLPFGLGRSKAKFQIEPNTGVTFDDVAGVDEAKQDFQEIVEFLKTPEKFAAVGARIPKGVLLVGPPGTGKTLLAKAIAGEAGVPFFSLSGSEFIEMFVGVGASRVRDLFNKAKANSPCIVFIDEIDAVGRQRGTGIGGGNDEREQTLNQLLTEMDGFSGNSGVIVIAATNRPEILDSALLRPGRFDRQVTVGLPDVRGREEILNVHSKNKKLDKGVSLSVIAMRTPGFSGADLANLMNEAAILAGRRGKYKITLKEIDDSIDRIVAGMEGTKMTDGKCKTLVAYHEVGHAVCATLTPGHDLVQKVTLIPRGQARGLTWFIPGEDPTLISKQQLFSRIVGGLGGRAAEEVIFGESEITTGAAGDLQQITQIAKQMVTMFGMSELGPWALTDPAAQSSDVVLRMLARNSMSEKLAEDIDSSVRNIIERAYEIAKEHIRNNREAIDKLVEVLLEKETLSGDEFRAILSEFTDIHVDKIDRTPNHCISLLKLSSSVKHVSQIHAQILVSGLQQDTNLLTELIRFCSLSPSKHLSYAHSLLYNSLDSLPPWNFLIRGYASGDAPKNAIRVFHRMRKEGVGPNNFTFPFVLKACATCLALEEGKQVHADIFKFGLDCDVYVNNNLVHLYGSCKRIWDACKVFDEMPVRSIVSWNSVITACVQNLWLGDAIWNFVKMKDFGFEPNETTMVIMLSLCAQIGNLSLGRWIHSQVIERGMTLNCQLGTALVDMYAKSGDLGYAKLVFDRMEKKNVWTWSAMILGLAQHGFGKEGLELFLKMKESVSICPNYVTFLGVLCACSHAGLVDEGFRYFYEMEHRHGIRPMVIHYGAMVDILGRAGNLEEAYNFLMDVPFQPDPILWRTLLSACNIHNANVSDGLVDKVRKKLLELEPRRSENFVIIANMYADAGMWETATNVRRTMRDGGLKKIGGESCIVLEGSIHQFFSGCSKDDHESIELLLDGLNLNMKMVNSL, encoded by the exons ATGGCACCCGCTCTATCTCTTTCTCTCCCCCACATTCCCATTTGCAAATCTCAGGACCTTGCAAATGATGTCCAGATTCCTAAAAGCACTAACAGAGACAGCCCATCTCTCAAAACACCCCTAGTCCTAGATATCAAACTTAGTAAGAGAGAACTACTTAATGCCACTTCTGTAGTACTCTTAAGTGAAGGACTCTCTGTTGCTAAGCCTGCAAGAGCTGCAGAGCCAGAGAGTCCAGTTACTTCAACTTCAAGTAGAATGTCTTACTCCAGATTCTTTGAGTACTTAGATGAAGGTGCTGTAAGAAAAGTGGACTTGTTTGAGAATGGGACGGTAGCAATAGCTGAGATTTTTAATCCCACACTTGAAAAGATCCAGAGGGTCAAAATCCAGTTACCAGGACTGCCACAAGAGTTGTTGAGGAAACTAGAAGAGAAGAATGTTGATTTTGCTGCTCACCCAACAGAGCCGAACTGGACAGCTGCTCTACTTGACTCGTTGGGAAACTTGGCCTTTCCATTGATATTGCTCGGCTCTTTGTTGTTAAGGACATCATCTACCAACACCCCCGGAGGTCCCGGCTTGCCATTTGGACTAGGAAG GAGCAAAGCCAAATTCCAGATCGAGCCTAATACTGGAGTGACATTTGATGATGTTGCTGGAGTTGACGAAGCAAAGCAAGATTTTCAAGAAATTgtggaatttttaaaaactccAGAGAAGTTTGCTGCAGTAGGTGCAAGGATTCCTAAGGGAGTTCTGTTAGTAGGACCTCCAGGAACTGGAAAAACCTTGCTAGCTAAAGCAATAGCTGGAGAAGCAGGcgttcctttcttttctctgtcAGGATCAGAGTTTATTGAGATGTTTGTTGGTGTAGGGGCTTCAAGAGTTAGGGACTTGTTCAACAAGGCTAAGGCGAACTCACCATGCATAGTTTTTATCGATGAGATAGATGCTGTCGGGAGGCAGAGAGGGACAGGAATTGGTGGAGGAAATGATGAGAGGGAGCAGACACTGAATCAATTACTTACTGAAATGGATGGTTTTAGTGGTAATAGTGGAGTGATTGTTATTGCTGCTACAAACCGACCTGAAATTCTTGATTCTGCTTTGCTTAGGCCAGGAAGATTTGATAGGCAG GTCACAGTTGGGCTACCAGATGTGAGAGGAAGGGAGGAGATATTAAACGTGCATAGCAAAAACAAGAAGCTGGACAAAGGGGTCTCTCTGAGCGTTATTGCCATGAGGACGCCAGGATTCAGTGGTGCAGACTTGGCTAACCTAATGAATGAAGCGGCAATTCTTGCTGGTAGGAGAGGCAAATACAAGATCACCCTGAAAGAGATTGATGATTCAATCGATCGAATCGTGGCAGGCATGGAGGGAACCAAGATGACTGATGGAAAGTGCAAAACTTTGGTGGCTTACCATGAAGTTGGGCACGCTGTTTGCGC GACATTGACACCCGGACATGACCTGGTGCAGAAAGTCACTCTAATTCCCCGGGGGCAAGCTCGTGGTCTAACGTGGTTCATACCAGGTGAGGATCCGACTCTCATTTCCAAGCAACAGCTATTTTCTAGGATAGTTGGAGGACTTGGAGGAAGAGCAGCAGAGGAAGTGATTTTTGGTGAATCAGAAATCACAACTGGTGCAGCAGGGGACCTGCAACAGATCACTCAAATTGCTAAACAG ATGGTAACAATGTTTGGCATGTCTGAGCTCGGACCATGGGCACTGACCGATCCAGCAGCACAGAGCAGTGATGTGGTGCTAAGGATGCTAGCTAGAAACTCCATGTCAGAGAAACTCGCAGAAGATATCGATTCATCAGTGCGAAACATAATTGAAAGAGCATATGAGATTGCTAAGGAACATATAAGGAACAATAGGGAGGCCATTGATAAACTAGTGGAGGTGCTGCTAGAAAAGGAAACCCTCTCTGGGGATGAGTTCAGGGCAATCTTGTCTGAATTCACAGATATTCATGTTGATAAAATAGATAGAACCCCT AACCATTGCATCTCTCTACTGAAACTCTCATCTTCAGTCAAACATGTCTCTCAAATCCATGCACAGATCCTAGTCTCTGGTCTTCAACAAGACACCAATCTTTTAACTGAACTCATAAGATTCTGTTCCTTATCTCCCTCTAAACACCTCAGTTATGCCCATTCCCTTCTATACAATTCACTTGACTCACTGCCTCCTTGGAATTTCCTCATTAGAGGCTACGCCTCGGGTGATGCACCGAAAAATGCCATACGGGTGTTTCATAGAATGCGAAAAGAAGGAGTTGGACCCAATAACTTTACcttcccttttgttttgaaGGCATGTGCTACTTGCTTGGCACTTGAAGAAGGGAAACAAGTACATGCGgatatttttaagtttggtttAGATTGCGAtgtttatgttaacaacaattTGGTTCACTTATATGGGTCTTGTAAGAGGATTTGGGATGCATGTaaagtgtttgatgaaatgcctGTAAGGAGTATCGTTTCGTGGAATTCGGTGATTACTGCTTGTGTTCAGAATTTATGGTTAGGAGATGCAATTTGGAATTTTGTTAAAATGAAGGACTTTGGGTTTGAGCCTAATGAGACGACAATGGTGATTATGCTTTCCCTCTGCGCACAAATAGGGAACTTGAGCTTAGGGAGATGGATTCATTCTCAAGTGATTGAAAGGGGGATGACATTGAATTGTCAATTGGGCACTGCCCTTGTTGACATGTATGCAAAAAGCGGAGATCTTGGTTACGCTAAGCTAGTTTTCGATAGAATGGAGAAGAAGAATGTTTGGACTTGGAGTGCAATGATTTTGGGACTAGCTCAACATGGATTTGGAAAAGAAGGGCTTGAGCTTTTTCTCAAGATGAAAGAGAGTGTTTCTATTTGCCCAAATTATGTCACATTCCTAGGGGTTCTCTGTGCTTGCAGTCATGCTGGTTTGGTTGATGAGGGGTTTCGGTACTTTTATGAAATGGAACACAGGCATGGAATTAGACCAATGGTCATACATTATGGTGCCATGGTTGATATCCTGGGTCGTGCTGGGAATCTTGAAGAGGCTTATAACTTTTTAATGGACGTACCTTTCCAGCCTGACCCAATTTTGTGGAGGACATTGCTCAGTGCATGCAATATTCACAATGCTAATGTCAGTGATGGCTTAGTAGATAAGGTAAGAAAGAAGTTGCTTGAACTAGAGCCCAGGAGGAGTGAGAACTTTGTGATAATTGCAAACATGTATGCTGATGCTGGGATGTGGGAAACGGCAACAAATGTGCGGAGGACTATGAGAGATGGTGGTTTGAAGAAGATAGGTGGCGAGAGTTGCATTGTTTTAGAGGGCTCAATCCATCAGTTCTTTTCTGGCTGTTCAAAAGATGATCATGAAAGTATCGAACTGCTTCTAGATGGACTGAACTTGAACATGAAAATGGTAAACTCCCTGTAA